The Mycolicibacterium doricum genome includes a region encoding these proteins:
- a CDS encoding DUF7159 family protein, translating to MDIVLGVSMTPTTVRMVLAEGEKADGVTVDHDVFDINAVEGSATSSAADQVVAAVLGTQESAAAGGHHLKSVGVAWSDHASASALRDTLTARGIEDVMLVSEGHAAASLAQAVGRAVGYTSTALLLIDRDTATLSVVQTDDGSVTKVLTRSLHSTDAMAVLTEMAAAVDAQDSPSQGMFVVGSGVDVSEVKAHLGRLLSLPISAPEDPELALARGAALASAHAPAFEASTVGLAYSQDPDDGTTAGSAYAAFGAAATQMAPVGGPVAAPAMVFAEPEAVPASADDENGKPFLLVGSALSSIFVVGVVALVISLAVNIRPTADQRPSPAEAAIVPSVQAPRPAPVPVPEAQPVVAPPAPRAETIKAPVPVVKQAPAPAAPRTVYVEKAPVPARPAPAPVPAAPPAPVPAVPPAPVPAVPPAPVPAAPVPVPAPVPVLPAPALRPPVVLPPPVIRLPRPLLPSILRDDDEPDRQSWPNPWQPQPQQDPPDSGWPLPQQPTRTVVPQAPSQATRPYVPPVQQPPRVPYVPSVPQAPSNPYYPPSSGSGSGSGAGSSSGDYGSGSRGSYDGGGSSSGAEDSMWPVPPFGRGD from the coding sequence GTGGACATCGTACTTGGTGTCTCGATGACACCGACGACGGTCCGCATGGTGCTGGCGGAAGGCGAGAAGGCCGACGGTGTGACTGTCGACCACGACGTCTTCGACATCAACGCTGTGGAAGGTTCAGCAACGTCGAGCGCGGCAGATCAGGTCGTCGCCGCGGTGCTCGGCACGCAGGAGAGCGCCGCCGCCGGCGGTCACCACCTCAAGTCGGTCGGTGTGGCGTGGAGTGATCACGCCTCGGCGTCCGCGCTGCGCGACACGCTCACCGCACGTGGCATCGAAGACGTCATGCTCGTGTCGGAGGGGCACGCCGCCGCATCGCTGGCCCAAGCGGTCGGCCGCGCCGTTGGATATACCTCGACGGCACTGTTGCTCATCGACCGCGATACCGCGACCCTGTCGGTCGTGCAGACCGACGACGGCTCAGTGACCAAGGTGCTCACCCGCAGCCTGCACAGCACTGACGCGATGGCTGTGCTGACCGAGATGGCCGCGGCCGTCGACGCGCAGGACTCGCCGTCGCAGGGCATGTTCGTCGTCGGCTCCGGCGTCGACGTCAGCGAGGTGAAGGCGCATCTCGGGCGTCTGCTGTCGCTGCCGATCAGCGCGCCCGAAGATCCCGAACTCGCGCTGGCCCGCGGGGCCGCGCTGGCGTCCGCGCACGCTCCGGCCTTCGAGGCCTCGACCGTCGGGCTGGCCTACTCGCAGGATCCCGACGACGGAACCACCGCGGGCAGCGCCTACGCCGCCTTTGGTGCCGCCGCCACGCAAATGGCCCCGGTCGGCGGCCCCGTGGCGGCCCCGGCGATGGTGTTCGCCGAGCCCGAAGCTGTCCCCGCGTCCGCCGACGACGAGAACGGCAAGCCATTCCTGTTGGTGGGCAGCGCGTTGTCGTCGATCTTCGTGGTCGGCGTGGTGGCCCTGGTCATCTCGTTGGCCGTCAACATCCGTCCCACCGCAGACCAGCGGCCGAGCCCCGCCGAGGCGGCCATCGTGCCGAGCGTGCAGGCACCCCGCCCGGCGCCGGTGCCGGTGCCGGAGGCTCAGCCGGTGGTGGCGCCGCCCGCCCCGCGGGCCGAGACCATCAAGGCTCCGGTGCCCGTCGTGAAGCAGGCGCCGGCCCCTGCGGCGCCGCGCACGGTGTACGTCGAGAAAGCTCCCGTGCCGGCGCGACCCGCCCCGGCGCCCGTGCCCGCGGCGCCCCCTGCGCCGGTTCCCGCCGTGCCCCCTGCGCCGGTTCCCGCCGTGCCCCCTGCGCCTGTGCCGGCGGCACCGGTCCCCGTGCCAGCGCCGGTCCCGGTCCTTCCGGCGCCGGCGTTGCGGCCGCCGGTGGTGTTGCCGCCTCCGGTGATCCGGCTGCCGCGTCCGCTACTGCCGTCGATCCTCCGTGACGACGACGAGCCCGACCGCCAGTCGTGGCCCAATCCTTGGCAGCCCCAGCCGCAGCAGGACCCGCCGGACAGCGGGTGGCCACTGCCGCAGCAGCCGACGCGCACGGTGGTGCCTCAGGCACCGTCGCAGGCGACGCGTCCGTACGTTCCTCCTGTTCAGCAGCCACCCCGGGTGCCCTACGTGCCGTCGGTCCCGCAGGCGCCGTCGAATCCGTACTACCCGCCTTCGAGTGGTTCCGGGTCCGGGTCGGGTGCGGGGTCGAGTAGCGGCGACTACGGGTCCGGCTCCCGCGGCTCCTACGACGGCGGCGGCTCGTCGTCGGGCGCGGAGGACTCGATGTGGCCGGTCCCGCCCTTCGGCCGCGGCGACTGA
- a CDS encoding DUF1330 domain-containing protein, with product MSPVYALNLFDVADRDEYLAYARRSPAAVAAHGGRVVALGKFRESVTGDIEPRQVLILVEWESKDAFDSYRNDPDLADLHPHREDGSSAYVWHLFDRLDDLRPLLKLE from the coding sequence ATGTCGCCGGTATATGCGCTCAACCTGTTCGACGTCGCCGACCGCGACGAATACCTGGCCTATGCGCGTCGCTCACCCGCCGCGGTAGCCGCCCACGGCGGTCGCGTCGTCGCCCTCGGCAAGTTCCGCGAGTCGGTCACCGGCGACATCGAGCCCCGTCAGGTGCTGATCCTCGTCGAGTGGGAGTCGAAGGACGCGTTCGACAGCTACCGCAACGACCCCGACTTGGCCGACCTGCACCCGCACCGCGAGGACGGTTCGTCGGCCTACGTCTGGCATTTGTTCGACCGCTTGGACGATCTACGCCCCCTCCTTAAGCTCGAGTGA
- a CDS encoding cytochrome P450 has product MVHDSWRSTVRQRVRWLALHGFVRGVSRIGMRRGDPQARLIADPTVRADPAAFADEHRAKGPLIRGRVALITFDHAVAGELLRSDDFRVSSLGGELPKRLRRVIDRTDTGLLHPIEPPSLLSIEPPDHTRCRKLVSSVFTTRAVTALRDGVEATAAKLLDDLEHDVTGSTPVDIVARYCSLLPVSVISDVLGVPDADRAEILRYGELAAPSLDIGLSWPQYLRVHTGLVGFTAWLTNHLATLRRHPGDDLLSQLVSATEDGAGLSERELQATAGLVLAAGFETTVNLLGNGIKMLLDHPEQLAKLREHPELWPTAVEEILRLDSPVQMTARVAKADVEVAGMPVRRGELIIIHLAGANRDPKVFDDPHRFDVERHNAGKHLSFSAGRHFCLGAALARAEGEVGLRTFFDRFPDAAPAGAGSRRDTRVLRGWSTLPIALGTARAALGS; this is encoded by the coding sequence ATGGTGCACGACTCCTGGCGGTCGACGGTTCGACAGCGGGTCCGGTGGCTGGCGCTGCACGGATTCGTACGCGGTGTGTCCCGGATCGGGATGCGCCGGGGCGACCCGCAGGCGCGTCTCATCGCCGATCCGACGGTCCGTGCGGACCCGGCCGCCTTCGCCGACGAACACCGCGCGAAGGGGCCGCTGATCCGCGGGCGTGTCGCCCTGATCACCTTCGACCACGCCGTCGCGGGCGAATTGCTGCGCTCGGACGACTTCCGGGTGTCGTCGCTGGGCGGTGAACTGCCCAAACGGTTGCGCCGGGTCATCGATCGCACCGACACCGGCCTGCTGCACCCGATCGAACCGCCGTCGCTGCTGTCCATCGAGCCACCGGACCACACCCGCTGCCGCAAACTGGTGTCGTCGGTGTTCACCACCCGCGCCGTCACCGCATTGCGCGACGGGGTCGAGGCCACCGCGGCGAAGCTGCTCGACGACCTCGAACACGACGTCACTGGCAGCACGCCCGTCGACATCGTGGCGCGGTACTGCTCGCTGCTGCCGGTGTCGGTGATCAGCGACGTGCTCGGGGTGCCCGACGCCGACCGCGCCGAGATCCTGCGCTACGGCGAACTCGCCGCGCCCAGCCTCGACATCGGTTTGAGCTGGCCGCAGTACCTGCGGGTGCACACCGGCCTCGTCGGGTTCACCGCCTGGCTGACCAACCACCTCGCGACCCTGCGCCGCCACCCCGGCGACGACCTGCTGAGCCAACTGGTCTCGGCCACCGAAGACGGTGCCGGTCTGAGCGAACGGGAACTGCAGGCGACCGCGGGTCTGGTACTGGCGGCCGGCTTCGAGACCACCGTCAACCTGCTCGGCAACGGCATCAAGATGCTGCTCGACCACCCGGAACAATTGGCGAAGCTGCGTGAACACCCGGAACTGTGGCCCACCGCCGTCGAGGAGATCCTGCGGCTGGATTCCCCGGTGCAGATGACCGCCCGGGTGGCCAAGGCGGACGTCGAGGTGGCCGGTATGCCGGTGCGCCGCGGCGAGCTGATCATCATCCACCTCGCGGGCGCCAACCGTGACCCCAAGGTATTCGACGATCCGCACCGCTTCGACGTCGAACGCCACAACGCCGGCAAGCACCTGTCGTTCTCCGCAGGCAGGCACTTCTGCCTGGGTGCCGCACTCGCGCGCGCCGAAGGGGAAGTGGGGTTGCGCACCTTCTTCGACCGGTTCCCCGACGCCGCGCCGGCCGGGGCGGGCAGCCGTCGCGACACCAGGGTGTTGCGCGGGTGGTCGACTCTGCCGATCGCACTCGGAACGGCCCGCGCCGCGCTAGGTTCGTGA
- a CDS encoding maleylpyruvate isomerase family mycothiol-dependent enzyme has product MDFRAALLEQTNSFGELIAAGDPATPVTTCGDWTLKQLFRHVGRGNRWAAQIVAERRHEPLDPREVRDGRPPEDQAAALDWLRGGAQLLLNAVDGVGAGTKVWTFLGPRAAGWWVRRRVHEMALHRADAALALGQPFDLPPELAADALSEWIELAAVQAGRHGLPIERGRTLHLHATDDSLGGVGEWMITSTEEGIDWTHEHGKGDVAVRGPVKDLLLAVTRRRALADSGLEAFGATEIWDRWLEQTPF; this is encoded by the coding sequence GTGGACTTCCGGGCGGCGCTGCTCGAGCAGACCAACAGCTTCGGCGAACTGATCGCGGCGGGAGATCCCGCCACGCCGGTGACCACATGCGGGGACTGGACCCTCAAACAGCTGTTCCGCCACGTCGGCCGCGGAAACCGCTGGGCCGCCCAGATCGTCGCCGAACGGCGTCACGAACCCCTCGACCCGCGCGAGGTGCGCGACGGCCGGCCACCCGAAGATCAGGCCGCCGCCCTGGACTGGTTGCGCGGTGGCGCGCAGTTGCTCCTCAACGCCGTGGACGGGGTGGGAGCGGGCACCAAGGTGTGGACGTTCCTCGGCCCGCGCGCAGCCGGATGGTGGGTCCGTCGCCGCGTACACGAGATGGCCCTCCACCGCGCGGACGCGGCGCTGGCACTCGGGCAGCCGTTCGACCTGCCGCCCGAACTCGCCGCCGACGCACTCAGCGAATGGATCGAGCTGGCGGCCGTGCAGGCCGGCCGACATGGCCTGCCCATCGAACGGGGCCGCACCCTGCACCTGCACGCGACCGACGACAGCCTCGGCGGTGTGGGGGAGTGGATGATCACCAGCACCGAAGAGGGCATCGACTGGACCCACGAACACGGCAAGGGAGACGTCGCCGTCCGAGGCCCCGTCAAGGACCTGCTGCTGGCCGTGACGCGGCGCCGGGCGCTGGCCGACAGCGGTCTCGAGGCGTTCGGGGCGACCGAGATCTGGGACCGGTGGCTGGAACAGACTCCCTTTTAG
- a CDS encoding nuclear transport factor 2 family protein, with protein MTTSEKATVLAWHDALNARDLDTLLELSSDDIEIGDAHGAAQGHAALQDWARALDVNAEPGRLYVRDGVVVVEQQITSVTGEIGTAASAFRVVHDKVTSVFRHSDLASALAATELGEDDLTG; from the coding sequence ATGACCACATCGGAGAAGGCGACCGTGCTCGCCTGGCACGACGCACTCAACGCCCGCGACCTCGACACGCTGCTCGAACTGTCCAGTGACGACATCGAGATCGGCGACGCCCACGGGGCGGCGCAAGGGCATGCGGCACTGCAGGATTGGGCCCGCGCGCTCGACGTCAACGCCGAACCCGGCCGGCTGTACGTCCGTGACGGGGTGGTCGTCGTCGAACAGCAAATCACCTCGGTGACCGGGGAGATCGGTACCGCCGCCTCCGCCTTCCGTGTCGTCCACGACAAGGTGACGTCGGTGTTTCGGCATTCCGACCTGGCGTCCGCGCTGGCCGCCACCGAACTCGGCGAAGACGACCTGACCGGCTGA
- the rfbA gene encoding glucose-1-phosphate thymidylyltransferase RfbA encodes MRGIILAGGSGTRLYPITLGASKQLLPVYDKPLIYYPLSTLIMAGIRDIQVITTAADAPAFHRLLGDGSHFGVNLTYAVQDQPDGLAQAFVIGADHIGTDSVALVLGDNIFYGPGLGTSLRRFHDVSGGAIFAYWVANPSAYGVVDFGADGTALSLEEKPATPKSHYAVPGLYFYDNDVVEIARSLQKSARGEYEITEINQRYLDRGRLSVEVLARGTAWLDTGTFDSLLDASDYVRTIERRQGLKISVPEEVAWRVGFIDDAQLAARGQTLLKSGYGAYLLELLDR; translated from the coding sequence ATGCGGGGGATCATCCTGGCGGGCGGGTCCGGGACCCGGCTGTACCCGATCACGCTCGGGGCCAGCAAGCAGCTGCTGCCCGTGTACGACAAACCGCTCATCTACTATCCGCTGTCCACGCTCATCATGGCCGGCATCCGAGACATCCAGGTGATCACCACCGCCGCCGACGCCCCGGCGTTTCACCGATTGCTCGGTGACGGTTCGCATTTCGGCGTCAACCTGACCTACGCCGTCCAGGACCAGCCCGACGGGCTCGCGCAGGCTTTCGTGATCGGCGCCGACCACATCGGCACCGACTCCGTCGCACTGGTATTGGGGGACAACATCTTCTACGGCCCCGGCCTCGGCACCAGCCTGCGCCGCTTCCACGACGTCAGCGGCGGCGCCATCTTCGCGTACTGGGTGGCCAACCCGTCGGCCTACGGGGTGGTGGACTTCGGCGCCGACGGCACCGCCCTGTCGCTCGAGGAGAAACCCGCGACACCGAAATCGCACTACGCGGTGCCCGGGCTGTACTTCTACGACAACGACGTCGTCGAGATCGCCCGGTCGCTGCAGAAGTCCGCGCGTGGCGAGTACGAGATCACCGAGATCAACCAGCGTTACCTGGACCGCGGACGGCTCAGCGTGGAGGTCCTGGCGCGCGGGACCGCCTGGCTCGACACCGGCACGTTCGACTCGCTGCTCGACGCCAGCGACTACGTGCGCACCATCGAACGCCGCCAAGGGCTGAAGATCTCGGTGCCCGAGGAGGTGGCCTGGCGCGTGGGGTTCATCGACGACGCGCAGTTGGCCGCCCGCGGGCAGACGCTGCTCAAGTCCGGGTACGGCGCGTATCTGCTGGAACTGCTCGACCGCTGA
- a CDS encoding YibE/F family protein encodes MSHSHAHSHSLSGPSPLGPLAARIVVGLLVLIGIAVSVGAVLLWPSQQKADIPLPFQNAEGGAVTTEAGQVRATSLASCGSPSAGQVLTVDPAPTPSDGSQCVQVLVAIDSGPNKGANTLLEFSGGPGQPQLAAGDDIRLSRQVSQGGATTYTFYDYARGWPLSLLAAAFAVVVVAVARWRGLRALVGIVVAFAVLVVFLLPALRDGASAVPVALVASAMILYAVIYLAHGVSLRTSAALLGTLTSLLLAAVLSWGSIGIAHLTGLSEDQNNEVAAYLGNVSITGLLLAGFIIGSLGVLNDVTVTQASTAFELAELEGSSRRAVFVGAMRVGRDHIASTVYTLVLAYAGSALPLLLLFSVANRALVDVLTSESVAIEIARSAVGGIALALSVPLTTGIAAVLATPRADRH; translated from the coding sequence GTGTCCCACTCCCACGCGCATTCACACTCGCTGAGCGGCCCGTCGCCGCTGGGCCCGCTCGCCGCCAGGATCGTCGTCGGGTTGCTGGTGCTGATCGGTATCGCGGTGTCGGTCGGCGCGGTGCTGCTGTGGCCCAGCCAGCAGAAGGCCGACATCCCGCTGCCGTTCCAGAACGCCGAGGGCGGTGCGGTGACGACCGAAGCCGGGCAGGTGCGCGCCACCAGCCTGGCGTCCTGCGGCAGTCCGTCGGCGGGCCAGGTGCTCACCGTCGACCCGGCGCCGACGCCCAGCGACGGGTCCCAATGTGTGCAGGTGCTGGTCGCGATCGACTCGGGGCCCAACAAGGGCGCCAACACGCTGCTGGAGTTCAGCGGCGGTCCCGGCCAGCCGCAGCTGGCCGCCGGTGACGACATCCGGCTCAGCCGTCAGGTGAGCCAGGGCGGTGCCACCACCTACACGTTCTACGACTACGCGCGCGGGTGGCCGCTTTCCCTGTTGGCCGCCGCCTTCGCGGTCGTGGTCGTGGCGGTTGCACGCTGGCGGGGTCTGCGGGCGCTGGTGGGGATCGTGGTCGCATTCGCGGTGCTGGTCGTGTTCCTGCTGCCCGCCCTGCGCGACGGCGCGTCGGCCGTCCCGGTCGCACTGGTGGCGTCCGCGATGATCCTCTACGCGGTGATCTATCTGGCGCACGGTGTCAGCCTGCGCACCAGCGCGGCCCTGCTCGGCACGCTGACCTCGCTGCTGCTGGCGGCCGTCCTGTCCTGGGGCTCGATCGGGATCGCCCATCTCACCGGGCTGTCGGAGGATCAGAACAACGAGGTCGCGGCGTATCTGGGTAACGTGTCGATCACCGGTCTACTGCTGGCCGGGTTCATCATCGGCTCGCTCGGTGTGCTCAACGACGTGACGGTCACGCAGGCCTCGACGGCGTTCGAACTGGCCGAACTCGAGGGCAGTTCGCGGCGGGCGGTGTTCGTCGGCGCGATGCGGGTGGGGCGGGACCACATCGCGAGCACGGTGTACACGCTGGTGCTCGCCTACGCCGGCAGCGCGTTGCCGCTGCTGCTGTTGTTCAGCGTCGCCAACCGCGCGCTGGTCGACGTGCTCACCAGTGAGAGCGTGGCCATCGAGATCGCGCGGTCTGCGGTCGGCGGTATCGCGCTGGCGCTGTCGGTTCCGCTGACGACGGGGATCGCTGCGGTGCTGGCGACGCCACGGGCCGACCGTCACTAG
- a CDS encoding pyridoxal phosphate-dependent aminotransferase: MDDVTMPQTPAERTWHAQSHQQRPRTFTQSSKLQDVLYEIRGPVHEHASRLEAEGHRILKLNIGNPAPFGFEAPDVIMRDIIQALPYAQGYSDSKGIMPARRAVFTRYELVDGFPRFDVDDVYLGNGVSELITMTLQALLDNGDQVLIPAPDYPLWTASCSLAGGTPVHYLCDETQGWQPDIADLESKITDRTKALVVINPNNPTGAVYSREVLEQIAELARKHQLLLLADEIYDKILYDDAEHIAMASVAPDVLTLTFNGLSKAYRVAGYRSGWLVITGPKEHASSFIEGISLLANMRLCPNVPAQHAIQVALGGHQSIDDLVLPGGRLLEQRDVAWAKLNEIPGVSCVKPQGALYAFPRLDPEVYDIHDDEQLVLDLLLQEKILVTQGTGFNWATPDHLRIVTLPWARDLANAIERLGNFLVSYRQ, from the coding sequence ATGGATGACGTGACCATGCCTCAGACCCCTGCCGAGCGGACTTGGCACGCCCAGAGCCATCAGCAGCGGCCCCGCACGTTCACGCAGTCGTCGAAACTGCAGGACGTCCTCTACGAGATCCGCGGCCCGGTACACGAGCACGCGTCCCGGCTGGAGGCCGAGGGCCACCGCATCCTCAAGCTGAACATCGGAAATCCGGCGCCGTTCGGCTTCGAGGCGCCCGACGTCATCATGCGCGACATCATCCAGGCGTTGCCGTATGCGCAGGGCTACTCCGACTCCAAGGGCATCATGCCCGCGCGCCGCGCGGTCTTCACCCGCTACGAACTCGTCGACGGCTTCCCGCGGTTCGACGTCGACGACGTGTACCTCGGCAACGGCGTCTCGGAACTGATCACGATGACGCTGCAGGCGCTGCTGGACAACGGCGATCAGGTGCTGATCCCGGCGCCGGACTATCCGCTGTGGACGGCGTCGTGCTCGCTGGCGGGCGGCACCCCGGTGCACTACCTGTGCGACGAGACGCAGGGGTGGCAGCCCGACATCGCCGACCTCGAGTCCAAGATCACCGACCGCACCAAGGCGCTGGTCGTGATCAACCCGAACAACCCGACGGGCGCCGTCTACAGCCGCGAGGTGCTCGAGCAGATTGCCGAGCTGGCGCGCAAGCACCAGCTGTTGCTGTTGGCCGACGAGATCTACGACAAGATCCTCTACGACGACGCCGAACACATCGCGATGGCCTCGGTCGCGCCCGACGTGCTCACGTTGACGTTCAACGGGCTGTCGAAGGCCTACCGGGTGGCGGGTTACCGGTCGGGCTGGCTGGTCATCACCGGCCCCAAGGAGCACGCGAGCAGTTTCATCGAGGGCATCAGCCTGCTGGCCAACATGCGGCTGTGCCCGAACGTCCCCGCGCAGCATGCCATTCAGGTCGCGCTCGGTGGACACCAGAGCATCGACGATCTGGTCCTGCCCGGCGGCCGGCTGCTCGAGCAGCGCGACGTGGCATGGGCGAAGCTCAACGAGATCCCCGGTGTCTCGTGCGTGAAACCGCAGGGCGCGCTGTACGCGTTCCCCCGGCTGGACCCCGAGGTCTACGACATCCACGACGACGAACAACTGGTGCTCGACCTGCTGCTGCAGGAGAAGATCCTGGTCACCCAGGGCACCGGCTTCAACTGGGCCACACCGGATCACCTGCGCATCGTGACGTTGCCGTGGGCCCGTGACCTGGCCAACGCCATCGAACGTCTCGGCAACTTCCTGGTCAGCTACCGGCAGTAG